One segment of Strix aluco isolate bStrAlu1 chromosome 4, bStrAlu1.hap1, whole genome shotgun sequence DNA contains the following:
- the LRRTM1 gene encoding leucine-rich repeat transmembrane neuronal protein 1 — MDFLLIGLCLNWLLRKPPGLILCTLGIFSKMLPAVNSGCPQLCRCEGRLLYCESLNLTEMPRNLSGMMGLSLRYNSLSELHDGQFTGLMQLTWLYLDHNHICSVEGNAFQKLRRVKELTLSSNKITQLPNTTFRPMPNLRSVDLSYNNLQSLEPDLFHGLRKLTTLHMRSNAIKFVPVRIFQDCRSLKFLDIGYNQLKSLARNSFAGLFKLTELHLEHNDLVKVNLAHFPRLISLHSLCLRRNKVTIVVNTLDWIWQLEKMDLSGNEIEYIEPHVFESVPHLKSLQLDSNRLTYIDSRVLDSWKSLTSISLSANAWDCSRNVCALASWLSNFKGRYDSNLLCATPDYAQGEDVLDAVYAFHLCEDAADPTSVNTLSPVTNNSDQTFSYGSATATYDVQDSEGDQTTYAITVTMPGENSENAVQIHKVVTGTMALIFSFLIVVLVLYVSWKCFPASLRQLRQCFVTQRRKQKQKQTMHQMAAMSAQEYYVDYKPNHIEGALVIINEYGSCSCHQQPARECEV; from the coding sequence ATGGATTTCCTTCTTATTGGTCTCTGTTTAAACTGGCTGCTGAGGAAGCCCCCGGGGTTGATATTGTGTACGCTGGGTATCTTTTCTAAAATGCTTCCAGCCGTGAATAGTGGGTGTCCACAGCTATGTCGGTGTGAGGGCAGGCTTTTGTACTGTGAATCACTGAATCTTACAGAGATGCCTCGCAACCTGTCGGGCATGATGGGCTTGTCTCTGCGGTACAACAGCCTTTCAGAGCTGCATGATGGACAGTTCACAGGGTTAATGCAGCTCACGTGGCTCTATCTGGATCACAATCACATTTGCTCAGTGGAGGGGAATGCCTTTCAAAAATTGCGGCGAGTTAAAGAGCTCACCCTGAGTTCCAACAAAATAACCCAACTGCCCAACACCACTTTCCGACCCATGCCAAACTTGCGCAGTGTGGATTTATCATACAACAACCTACAGTCTTTGGAGCCTGACCTGTTTCACGGGCTGAGAAAACTAACAACTTTGCACATGCGGTCGAACGCCATCAAGTTCGTGCCAGTGAGAATTTTTCAGGACTGTCGCAGCCTGAAGTTTCTAGACATAGGATACAATCAGTTAAAGAGCCTGGCTCGAAACTCTTTTGCAGGCTTGTTCAAACTCACTGAGCTGCACCTTGAGCACAATGACTTGGTGAAAGTGAATTTAGCCCATTTTCCCAGGCTCATCTCCCTGCACTCTCTCTGCTTGCGAAGGAATAAAGTTACCATCGTAGTAAACACTTTGGACTGGATATGGCAACTTGAAAAAATGGATCTCTCCGGCAACGAAATCGAATACATCGAACCTCATGTTTTCGAAAGTGTACCTCACCTCAAATCCCTGCAGCTGGACTCCAACCGGTTGACCTACATCGACTCCCGAGTCCTCGACTCCTGGAAGTCCCTCACTAGCATCAGCCTTTCTGCAAACGCCTGGGATTGCAGCCGTAACGTTTGCGCCCTGGCCTCCTGGCTGAGCAACTTCAAGGGTCGCTACGACAGCAATCTGCTCTGTGCCACCCCTGACTACGCACAGGGCGAGGATGTTTTGGACGCGGTGTACGCTTTTCACTTGTGTGAAGACGCGGCAGATCCAACGAGCGTTAACACCCTCTCCCCGGTAACGAACAACAGCGACCAAACGTTCAGCTACGGCTCTGCCACCGCCACGTATGACGTGCAGGACAGCGAAGGGGACCAAACGACATACGCCATAACCGTGACCATGCCCGGCGAGAACTCGGAGAACGCCGTTCAGATTCACAAGGTGGTGACGGGGACCATGGcactcattttttccttcctcattgTGGTTTTAGTGTTGTACGTCTCCTGGAAGTGCTTTCCAGCCAGCTTAAGGCAACTAAGACAGTGCTTTGTAACACAGcgcagaaagcagaagcaaaaacaGACCATGCATCAAATGGCTGCCATGTCAGCCCAGGAGTATTACGTTGATTACAAACCCAACCACATTGAGGGAGCCCTGGTGATCATTAATGAGTACGGATCTTGTTCCTGTCACCAGCAGCCAGCGAGGGAATGCGAGGTGTGA